The region ccctgagactggtccctcacacactgagcctcacattcgcacatactgcagctgggtctggatcactggaccctgagactggtccctcacacactgagcctcacattcacacacacttcagctgggtctggatcactggaccctgagactggtccctcacacaatgagcctcacattcacacacacttcagctgggtctggatcactggaccctgaggctggtccctcacacactgatcctcacattcacatacaattcagctgggtctgtatcactggagcctgaggctggtccctcacacactgagactcacattcacacacacttcagctgggtctggatcactggaccccgaggctggtccctcacacactgagcctcacattcgcacacacttcagctgggtctggatcacagaaccctgaggctggtccctcacacactgagcctcacattcacacacacttcagctgggtctggatcactggaccctgagactggtccctcacacactgagcctcacattcacacacacctcagctgggtctggatcactggaccctaggactggtccctcacacactgagcctcacattcacagacacttcatcttggtctggatcactggaccctgagactggtccctcacacactgagcctcacattcacacacacttcagctgggtctggatcactggaccctgaggctggtccctcacacactgaaccctcacattcacattcacttcagctgggtctggatcactggactctgagactggtccctcacacactgagcctcacattcacacactcttcagctgggtctggatcactggaccctgagactggtccctcacacactgagcctcacattcacacacacttcagctgggtctggatcactggaccctgagactggtccctcacacactgagcctcacattcacacacacttcacctgggtctggatcactggaccctgagactggtccctcacacactgagcctcacattcacacatacttcagctgggtctggatcactggaccctgagactggtccctcacacactgggcctcgcattcacacacacttcagctgggtctggatcactggaccctgagactggtccctcacacactgagcctcacatacacacacacttcagctgggtctggatcactggaccctgaggctggtccctcacacactgagcctcacattcacacacacttcagctgggtctggatcactggaccctgagactgcgctctcacacactgagcctcacattcacacacacttcagctgggtctggatcactggaccctgagactggtccctcacacactgagcctcacattcacacacacttcagctgggtctggatcactggaccctgagactggtcgctcacacactgagcctcacattcacacacacttcagctgggtctggatcactggatcctgagactggtccctcacacactgaacctcacattcacacacacttcagctggttctggatcactggacccttagactggtccctcacacactgagccttacattcacacaaacttcagctgggtctggatcactggacccttagactggtccctcacacactgagccttacattcacacaaacttcagctgggtctggatcactggaccctgagactggtccctcacacactgaacctcacattcacacacacttcagctggatctgtatcactggaccctgagactggtccctcacacactgagcctcacattcacacacacttcagctgggtctggatcactggaccctgagactggtccctcacacactgagcctcacattcgcacatactgcagctgggtctggatcactggaccctgagactggtccctcacacactgagcctcacattcacacacacttcagctgggtctggatcactggaccctgagactggtccctcacacaatgagcctcacattcacacacacttcagctgggtctggatcactggaccctgaggctggtccctcacacactgatcctcacattcacatacaattcagctgggtctgtatcactggagcctgaggctggtccctcacacactgagactcacattcacacacacttcagctgggtctggatcactggaccccgaggctggtccctcacacactgagcctcacattcgcacacacttcagctgggtctggatcacagaaccctgaggctggtccctcacacactgagcctcacattcacacacacttcagctgggtctggatcactggaccctgagactggtccctcacacactgagcctcacattcacacacacctcagctgggtctggatcactggaccctaggactggtccctcacacactgagcctcacattcacagacacttcatcttggtctggatcactggaccctgagactggtccctcacacactgagcctcacattcacacacacttcagctgggtctggatcactggaccctgaggctggtccctcacacactgaaccctcacattcacattcacttcagctgggtctggatcactggactctgagactggtccctcacacactgagcctcacattcacacactcttcagctgggtctggatcactggaccctgagactggtccctcacacactgagcctcacattcacacacacttcagctgggtctggatcactggaccctgagactggtccctcacacactgagcctcacattcacacacacttcacctgggtctggatcactggaccctgagactggtccctcacacactgagcctcacattcacacatacttcagctgggtctggatcactgaaccctgagactggtccctcacacactgagcctcacattcacacacacttcagctgggtgtggatcactggaccctgagactggtccctcacacactgagcctcacattcacacacacttcagctgggtctggatcactggaccctgagactggtccctcacacactgagcctcacattcacacacacttcagctgggtctggttcactggaccatgagactggtccctcacacattgagcctcacattcacacacacttcagctgggtctggatcactagacactgagactggtccctcacacactgatcctcacattcacacacacttcagctgggtctggatcactggaccctgagactggtccctcacacactgatcctcacattcacacacacttcagctgggtctggatcactggaccctgaggctggtccctcacacactgagcctcacatacacacacacttcagctgggtctggatcactggaccctgaggctggtccctcacacactgagcctcacattcacgcacaattcagctggttctggatcactggaccctgagactgctcccttaaacactgagcctcacattcacacacacttcagctgggtccggatcactggaccctgagactggtccctcacacactgagcctcacattcacacacacttcagctgggtctggatcactggaccctgagactggtcgctcacacactgagcctcacattcacacacacttcagctgggtctggatcactggacactgagactggtccctcacacactgagcctcacattcacacacacttcagctgggtctggatcactggaccctgagactggtccctcacacactgatcctcacattcacacacacttcagctgggtctggatcactggaccctgagactggtccctcacacactgagcctcacattcacacacacttcagctgggtctggatcactagaccctgagactggtccctcacacactgagcctcgcattcacacacacttcagctgggtctggatcactggaccttgagactggtccctcacacactgagcctcgcattcacacacacttccgctgggtctggatcaatggaccctgaaactggtccctcacacactgaacctcacattcacacatacttcagctgggtctggatcactggaccctgagactggtccctcacacactgagcctcacattcacacacacttcagctgggtctggatcactggaccctgagactggtccctcacacactgagcctcacattcacacacacttttgctgggtctggatcactggaccctgagactggtccctcacacactgagcctcacattcacacgcacttcagctgggtctggatcactggaccctgagactggtccctcacacactgatcctcacattcacacacacttcagctgggtctggatcactggaccctgagactggtccctcacacactgagcctcacattcacaaacacttcagctgggtctggatcactggaccctgagacgggtccctcacacactgagcctcgcattcacacacacttccgctgggtctggatcaatggaccctgaaactggtccctcacacactgaacctcacattcacacacacttcagctgggtctggatcactggaccctgagactggtccctcacacactgagcctcacattcacacacacttcagctgggtctggatcactggaccctgagactggtccctcacacactgagcctcacattcacacacacttttgctgggtctggatcactggaccctgagactggtccctcacacactgagccgcacattcacacgcacttcagctgggtctggatcactggaccctgagactggtccctcacacactgagcctcacattcacacacacttcagctgggtctggatcactggaccctgagactggtccctcacaatctgagcctcacattcacacacacttcagctgggtctggatcactggaccctgacactgctcactcacacactgagcctcacattcacacacacttcagctgggtctggatcactggaccctgagactggtccctcacacactgagcctcacattcacacacacttcagctgggtctggatcactggatcctgagactggtccctcacacactgagcctcacattcacacacacttcagcagggtctggaccactggaccctgaggctggtccatcacacactgagcctcgcattcacacacactacagctgggtctggatcactggaccctgaggctggtccctcacacactgagccacacattcacacacacttcagctgggtctggatcactggaccctgacactggtccctcacacactgagcctcacattcacacacacttcagctgggtctggataactagaCCATGAGgctgtatctcacacactgagcctcacattcacacacacttcagctgggtctggaccactagaccctgaggctggtccatcacacactgatcctcgcattcacacacactacagctgggtctggatcacgggaccctgagactggacgctcacacactgagcctcacattcacacacacttcagctgggtctggatcactggaccctgagactggtcccacacacactgagcctcacattcacacacacttcagctgggtctggatcactggaccctgagactgttccctcacacagtgaacctcacattcacacaaacttcagctgggtctggatcactggaccctgaggctggtccctcacacactgagcctcacattcacacacacttcagctgggtctggatcactggaccctgaggctgtcccTCATACAcagagccccacattcacacacacttgagctgggcctggatcactggaccctgaggctgtccctcatacactgagaccaaacattcacactcacttcagctggttctggatcactggaccctgaggctggtccctcacacactgaaccctcacattcacattcacttcagctgggtctgcatcactggacactgagactggtccctcacacattgagcctcacattcacacactcttcagctgggtctggatcactggaccctgagactggtccctcacacactgatcctcacattcacacatacttcagctgggtctggatcactggaccctgagactggtccctcacaacactgagcctcacattcacacacacttcagctgagtctggatcactggaccctgagactggtccctcacactctgagactcacattcaaacacacttcagctgggtctggatcactggaccctgagactggtccctcacacactgagcctcacattcacacacacttcagctgggtctggatcactggaccctgagactggtccctcacacactgagcctcgcattcacacacacttccgctaggtctggatcaatggaccctgaaactggtccctcacacactgaacctcacattcacacacacttcagctgggtatggatcactggaccctgagactggtccctcacacactgagcctcacattcacacacacttcagctgggtctggatcactggaccctgagactggtccctcacacactgagcctcacattcacacacacttttgctgggtctggatcactggaccctgagactggtccctcacacactgagccttacattcacacacacttcagctgagtctggatcactggaccctgagactggtccctcacacactgagcctcacattcaaacacacttctgctgggtctggatcactggaccttgagactggtccctcacacactgagcctcacattcacacacacttcagctgggtctggatcactagaccctgagactggtccctcactcactgagcctcgcattcacacacacttcagctgggtctggatcactggaccctgagactggtccctcacacactgagcctcgcattcacacacacttccgctaggtctggatcaatggaccctgaaactggtccctcacacactgaacctcacattcacacacacttcagctgggtctggatcactggaccctgagactggtccctcacacactgagcctcacattcacacacacttcagctgggtctggatcactggaccctgagactggtccctcacacactgagcatcacattcacacacacttttactgggtctggatcactggaccctgagactggtccctcacacactgagcctcacattcacacgcacttcagctgggtctggatcactggaccctgagactggtccctcacacactgagcctcacattcacacgaacttcagctgggtctggatcactggaccctgagactggtccctcacaatctgagcctcacattcacacacacttcagctgggtctggaacactggaccctgacactgctcactcacacactgagcctcacatttacacacacttcagctgggtctggatcactggaccctgagactggtccctcacacactgagcctcacattcacacacacttcagctgggtctggatcactggatcctgagactggtccctcacacactgagcctcacattcacacacacttcagctgggtctggatcactggaccctgaggctggaccctcacacactgagcctcacattcacacacacttcagctgcgtctggatcactggaccctgaggctggtccctcacacactgagccacacattcacacacacttcagctgggtctggatcactggaccctgacactggtccctcacacactgagcctcacattcacacacacttcagcttggtctggatcactggaccctgagactggtccctcacacactgatcctcacattcacacacacttcagctggttctggatcactagaccatgaggctgtccctcacacactgcgcctcacattcacacacacttcagctgggtctggatcactagaccatgaggctgtatctcagacactgagcctcacattcacacacacttcagctgggtctggaccactggaccctgaggctggtccatcacacactgagcctcgcattcacatacactacagctgggtctggatcactggaccctgagactggatgctcacacactgagcctcacattcacacacacttcagctgggtctggatcactggaccctgagactggtccctcacacactgagcctcacattcacacacacttcagctgggtctggatcactggaccctgagactgttccctcacacactgaacctcacattcacacaaacttcagctgggtctggatcactggacgctgaggctggtccctcacacactgagcctcacattcacacacacttcagctgggtctggatcactggaccctgaggctgtccctcatacactgagacccacattcacacacacttcagctgggcctggatcactggaccctgaggctgtccctcatacactgagaccaaacattcacactcacttcagctgggtctggatcactggaccctgagactggtccctcacacactgagcctcacattcacacacacttcacctgggtctggatcactggaccctgataccggaTATGTATCGAATGAGTTCGGACAATGGCTGGGTTTTCCTGCAGATagtgagcctcagtatgttttcggtgaaggagagcttgaTGAAAGCGACACTATTTTACTTTTCAAAAagttagaatcacattgctgtcacagtgcccaatcggacctgcggtcacagatatctgacagcagtcaatggccacctgggtcatttcttcctgagaagagtctgcagctgtccacacaccgtgctactggttctcattgccagtggtgttgttactctgcaaacaccattgtacagagacagtgggaaaggggactcgctgctggacacaccaccgttcacagacaccaggacaatggactcaCGGCCACAATCgacatcacttcagttccaataaattccacagagccgcaggtgatggagaagctgttcgtgaactggagaatggaaactttcaaagacaatacatgctgattgatataatgatctgtttattattctccaggattttccacacacaaaaaccaatacagttatcattcacttcctgatattcttcagctattaaatcgaaagGTGCATTCTCCTTTTACACTTCCCTGGgataacccacgtgttctgatgttcatccggcaataaacattccatggtcacaacatcctaaacctcaatgctgggacttgtatctctttgtgtccaggagcatgatttaatccaattaaactgcCACTGCTgttataacccactgtctacataaccctcttctaccttgttcacagacacttacataggaaaccgcaggccttgtcagatattgcccagtgttatgtctgaagaagcctgggcctgagttgtagcctgctgaggttcaggtaaaatataactcaggatacgatgTGTGATGTAAGgcagatctaatgttgggaattgctctgaacttttctttcctgaactaaattaaatattattctcagaggatacttcaacccatttttcagctcatctctgaatttagtctgggttactgcataaatacacgtgtttgtacagcagcttaaaagcagcagcatgtagctggtaTAGTCTGCAATATACATCGGGTCATTGTAATCTGTAGAATAATAGTGGTTTGTAATTCGGTATAATAAGAAATATATCACATAGGTtgtccagagcagtatgaagttaccggatatagcgaagagtaagatgatggatttccttcggttctccatctccggatcattgtgattcacatctttcttgctgcccctcagcctcctgcggattctgctggccgccaaaatgtatcctacagtcagagcattgagcagcaatatcaggaatattgggagcagtggggttaaacagcggttaatccagtcaaatgttacccaagcagttacagtgtaatactcgggtTTTTCAAGACAGCCCCAGGGTACATTGTCGATTGTATAGTAGGGTTCATATATAAAGAgccaggggatgttttttatacagaacagcaggcacacggttcctataaccagggatgcagttttctcggtgcaatatttagtcctcagcttctggcaacaaatggtaacaaaacgatcgaaagtgaaagcgatggttaaccagacagaaatatcggtgactgcacgcatcagcgctagttggaaagaacacacaggtgtgatgagCAGGAAGGTATTCGGGAAATAATATCCATTAATCCGAATCAGTATCACATCAGTGaaaatgaccagtagatccgccgctgacatggtcaccaggtagcgagtgatacatctggagagaccgcactttccccgggacaggatcacaatcgtcaccacattagctgtaaaagggaaacacacaggaacagggaatcagccgtcaggttacagcaagggagccatttacacaggatttggtgtgaaatgtactttactgcaggatctggggactggaactgaactctttaccgctgctagaattgtctagcagaacaggattttaacatacaattgcaatgttaaatatctgtgagtgtggggtaaatacccgaaaataaacgattcacaaagagtatagaatatacaaatagactctggaaatttcttcggagctgttacccttctgccactgcaacttcggagaaagtggtgtagaaatccaccggagatccgagtaaactgCTGGCCATTTAAATGTgtgaataaatggacagt is a window of Pristiophorus japonicus isolate sPriJap1 unplaced genomic scaffold, sPriJap1.hap1 HAP1_SCAFFOLD_216, whole genome shotgun sequence DNA encoding:
- the LOC139245238 gene encoding probable G-protein coupled receptor 139 gives rise to the protein MRVPAVAYPFSVLPPVIQAVMIYYPIIAAVGIPANVVTIVILSRGKCGLSRCITRYLVTMSAADLLVIFTDVILIRINGYYFPNTFLLITPVCSFQLALMRAVTDISVWLTIAFTFDRFVTICCQKLRTKYCTEKTASLVIGTVCLLFCIKNIPWLFIYEPYYTIDNVPWGCLEKPEYYTVTAWVTFDWINRCLTPLLPIFLILLLNALTVGYILAASRIRRRLRGSKKDVNHNDPEMENRRKSIILLFAISGNFILLWTTYVIYFLLYRITNHYYSTDYNDPMYIADYTSYMLLLLSCCTNTCIYAVTQTKFRDELKNGLKYPLRIIFNLVQERKVQSNSQH